One Sebastes umbrosus isolate fSebUmb1 chromosome 6, fSebUmb1.pri, whole genome shotgun sequence DNA window includes the following coding sequences:
- the mthfr gene encoding methylenetetrahydrofolate reductase, which produces MVNQRGDVSWPSCKSDSSGASNSGGESSKESSRSSTPVLEDRSDRLRDKMRRRMESGDRWFSLEFFPPRTASGAVNLISRFDRMGSGGPLFIDITWHPAGDPGSDKETSSMMIASTAVNYCGLESILHLTCCNQTKEKITGYLAKAKHVGLKNIMALRGDPVGADWEEEEGGFNYATDLVKHIRSEFEDYFDICVAGYPTGHPEAESYEEDLRHLKEKVDAGADFVITQLFFRADTFLKFLDDCRAIGITCPILPGIFPIQGYQSLRQLVKLSKLQVPDEITKVIEPIKDNDAAIRNYGIQHAVEMCRVLLDSGKVPGLHFYTLNREVAIMEVLRQLGLWIEDPRRPLPWAVSAHPKRKVEDVRPIFWASRPKSYIYRTQEWDEFPNGRWGNSSSPAFGELNDYYLFYLKSKSSKDALLQMWGEELKNEESVYEVFTCYITAQPNRSGQKVLCLPWNDEPLAPETNLLKDELEKVNRRGVLTINSQPNINGKPSTDPIAGWGPAGGYVFQKAYLEFFTSSENVTALLKVLKKYEPRVNYHIVNVHGRNLTNAPDMQPNAVTWGIFPGREIVQPTVVDPDSFMYWKDEAFALWIEQWAKLYEDESPSRMIIKYIHDNYFLVNLVDNDFPLESCLWQVIDDMFELLDAPPEPLSDDGTVSE; this is translated from the exons ATGGTGAACCAGCGAGGGGACGTTAGTTGGCCGTCGTGCAAGAGCGACTCCAGCGGGGCCAGCAACAGCGGCGGGGAGAGCTCCAAGGAGAGCTCCCGGTCCTCCACGCCGGTGCTCGAGGACCGCTCGGACAGGCTGCGGGACAAGATGCGGAGGAGGATGGAGTCCGGAGACCGCTGGTTCTCACTGGAGTTCTTTCCTCCCCGCACAGCCAGTGGAGCTGTCAACCTCATCTCAAG ATTTGACCGTATGGGCAGCGGAGGGCCTCTGTTCATTGACATTACCTGGCACCCAGCAGGGGACCCGGGCTCGGACAAGGAAACCTCATCTATGATGATTGCCAGCACAGCGGTCAATTACTGTGGCCTGGAGAGCATCCTCCACCTGACCTGCTGCAACCAGACCAAAGAGAAGATTACTGGCTACCTGGCCAAAGCAAAGCATGTGGGCCTCAAGAACATCATGGCACTAAGAGGAG ACCCAGTAGGAGCAgactgggaggaagaggagggaggcttCAACTATGCCACCGACCTTGTTAAACATATCCGATCAGAGTTTGAGGACTACTTTGACATCTGTGTCGCCG GCTACCCCACAGGCCACCCTGAGGCAGAGAGCTATGAGGAGGATCTCAGACACCTAAAGGAGAAGGTGGATGCTGGAGCAGACTTTGTCATCACCCAACTGTTCTTCAGGGCAGACACCTTCCTAAAGTTCCTGGATGACTGCAGGGCAATTGGTATCACATGTCCCATCCTACCTGGAATCTTCCCCATTCAG GGTTACCAGTCTCTGCGTCAGCTTGTCAAGCTGTCGAAGCTCCAGGTACCAGAcgagatcaccaaagtcatcgAGCCCATCAAAGACAACGATGCCGCTATCCGGAACTACGGAATCCAACATGCGGTGGAGATGTGCCGTGTGCTGCTGGACAGTGGCAAAGTACCAGGCCTCCACTTCTACACACTGAATCGTGAGGTCGCCATAATGGAGGTGCTCCGACAGCTGGGCCTGTGGATAGAGGACCCCAG GCGGCCTCTTCCCTGGGCAGTGAGTGCCCATCCCAAACGGAAGGTAGAAGATGTTCGACCCATCTTCTGGGCGTCCAGGCCCAAGAGCTACATCTACAGAACCCAGGAGTGGGACGAGTTCCCCAACGGCAGATG GGGAAATTCCTCGTCTCCGGCTTTCGGCGAGTTAAATGACTACTACCTGTTCTACTTGAAGAGCAAGTCATCCAAAGATGCACTGCTGCAAATGTGGGGTGAGGAGCTGAAGAACGAAGAGAGCGTCTACGAGGTCTTCACCTGCTACATCACAGCCCAACCAAACCGCAGTGGGCAGAAG GTGTTGTGTTTGCCATGGAACGATGAGCCTCTGGCCCCGGAGACTAACCTGCTGAAGGACGAGCTGGAGAAAGTGAATAGACGAGGAGTCCTCACCATCAACTCCCAGCCCAACATCAACGGCAAACCCTCCACAGACCCCATAGCAGGCTGGGGACCTGCAGGAGGCTACGTCTTTCAGAAG GCCTATCTGGAGTTCTTCACCTCCAGTGAAAACGTGACCGCTCTCCTCAAAGTACTGAAGAAGTACGAGCCCCGTGTCAACTACCACATTGTTAACGTGCAT GGCCGTAACCTGACCAACGCCCCTGACATGCAGCCTAACGCTGTGACGTGGGGGATCTTCCCTGGCAGGGAGATTGTTCAGCCTACTGTAGTGGACCCGGACAGCTTCATGTATTGGAAG GACGAGGCCTTCGCCTTGTGGATCGAGCAGTGGGCCAAGCTCTACGAAGACGAGTCTCCTTCACGGATGATCATCAAGTATATCCACGACAACTACTTCCTGGTCAATCTGGTGGACAATGACTTTCCTCTGGAGAGCTGTCTGTGGCAGGTCATCGATGATATGTTTGAGCTGCTCGACGCGCCTCCAGAGCCTCTGTCCGACGATGGAACGGTCTCTGAATAA
- the clcn6 gene encoding chloride transport protein 6: protein MACCGNCFCCQCCCREEETRTPEELTILGEILDEEDEILPRKDYESLDYDRCISEPYVEVLEGMDNKKAKKYEAVRWIMMFAIGVTVGLVGLFVDFFVRLFSKIKFTLVGDSIEKCSESGCLPLSLLELLAFNMTFIFIASVLVLIEPVAAGSGIPEIKSYLNGVKIPGIVRLRTFLCKAAGVLFSVAGGLFVGKEGPMIHSGAIVGAGLPQFQSITFKRIKIDFPYFRSDRDKRDFVSAGAAAGVAAAFGAPIGGTLFSLEEGSSFWNQALTWKVLFCSMSATFTLNFFRSGINFNKWGSFQLPGLLNFGEFKCPDGDKNCHLWTVVDLAFFVLMGVVGGLLGALFNCMNKSLSKYRIKHIHPKAKFIRVLESLLVAMVTTVVIFAASILLGECRDLSSHPNHNTTVSGSEDINSTIRQFFCTNKTYNDMATLFFNPQEAAIHQLFHQDGTFSPVTLSVFFLLYFLLACWTYGLSVPSGLFVPSLLCGAAFGRLVANILKVKLEMDIYSGTFALIGAAAFLGGVVRMTISLTVILIESTNEITYGLPIMITLMVAKWTGDFFNKGIYDIHIQLKGVPLLEWETEIEMDKLTASDIMEPNLTYVYPHTRVQSLVSILRTTVYHAFPVVTENRQNERDFMKGNILVSNNIRFKKSSVLSRSGEQRRRCQSMKSYPSSELRNVCDEHNAAVEPAEEGEDLLQQMLERRHAPYPNLYPDQSPSEEWTMEERFRPLTFHGLILRSQLVNLLIRGVCYAENQSSATQPRLSYAEMTEDYPRYPDIHDLDLALLNPRMIVDVTPYMNPCPYTVSPNTHISQVFNLFRTMGLRHLPVVNAVGEIVGIITRHNLTHEFLVAKLRQHCMTI from the exons ATGGCGTGTTGTGGgaactgtttttgttgccaaTGTTGctgcagagaagaagagacgCGGACACCCGAGGAACTG aCAATCCTTGGGGAAATCCTGGATGAAGAAGATGAGATTCTACCCAGGAAAGATTACGAG AGCTTGGACTATGACCGCTGCATCAGTGAGCCATATGTGGAAGTTCTGGAGGGGATGGACAACAAG AAAGCCAAAAAGTATGAAGCAGTACGGTGGATCATGATGTTCGCTATCGGAGTCACAGTGGGTCTG GTGGGCCTGTTTGTGGATTTCTTTGTGCGCCTCTTCAGCAAAATCAAATTCACTCTGGTCGGTGATT CTATAGAGAAATGCAGCGAAAGCggctgtctccctctgtctctgctggAGCTCCTGGCATTCAACATGACCTTTATCTTCATCGCCAGCGTGCTCGTCCTCATCGAG CCAGTAGCTGCAGGTTCGGGGATCCCAGAAATCAAAAGTTACTTGAACGGAGTGAAGATTCCAGGAATCGTCCGGCTGAGAACTTTCCTCTGCAAAGCTGCTGGAGTCCTGTTCAGTGTGGCTGGAG GTCTGTTTGTGGGGAAAGAAGGTCCAATGATACACAGTGGAGCCATTGTGGGAGCCGGCCTTCCTCAG TTTCAGAGCATCACTTTCAAGAGGATCAAAATAGATTTCCCCTACTTCCGCAGTGACAG GGACAAGCGAGACTTTGTATCAGCGGGTGCTGCTGCCGGAGTAGCTGCTGCCTTTGGTGCTCCTATAGGGGGCACGCTCTTCAGTCTGGAGGAGGGCTCCTCTTTCTGGAACCAGGCCCTCACTTGGAAAGTG CTCTTCTGTTCCATGTCGGCCACTTTCACTCTCAACTTCTTCCGTTCTGGGATTAACTTCAACAAGTGGGGCTCCTTCCAGCTGCCTGGTCTGCTCAACTTTGGAGAGTTCAAG TGTCCAGATGGAGATAAGAACTGCCACCTGTGGACAGTAGTGGACCTGGCCTTCTTTGTCCTGATGGGGGTGGTGGGTGGCCTGCTGGGGGCGCTCTTCAACTGCATGAACAAGAGCCTGTCCAAGTACCGCATAAAACACATCCACCCCAAGGCCAAGTTCATCAG AGTTCTAGAGAGTctgctggttgccatggtgacaacAGTGGTGATATTTGCAGCTTCCATACTGTTGGGCGAATGTCGTGACCTGTCCTCCCACCCAAACCATAACACCACG GTGTCTGGCAGTGAGGACATCAACTCAACCATTCGCCAGTTCTTCTGCACCAACAAGACCTACAATGACATGGCCACGCTGTTCTTCAACCCACAAGAGGCTGCCATCCACCAGCTCTTCCACCAGGATG GTACCTTCAGCCCTGTGACTCTGTCAGTGTTCTTCCTGCTCTACTTCCTGTTGGCCTGCTGGACCTACGGCCTGTCTGTACCCAGCGGCCTCTTTGTCCCCTCACTGCTCTGTGGGGCGGCTTTTGGACGTCTGGTGGCCAACATCCTCAAAGT GAAACTGGAAATGGACATCTACTCGGGGACCTTTGCTCTCATTGGAGCTGCCGCTTTCCTCGGAGGCGTGGTCAGAATGACGATCAGTCTGACTGTCATCCTCATTGAATCCACCAATGAAATCACATACGGGCTGCCAATCATGATCACTCTAATG GTGGCGAAGTGGACTGGAGATTTCTTCAACAAGGGCATCTATGACATCCACATCCAGCTGAAAGGAGTGCCACTGCTGGAGTGGGAGACTGAGATTGAAATGGACAA GCTGACAGCCAGTGATATCATGGAGCCCAACTTGACCTATGTGTACCCCCACACCCGGGTCCAGTCTCTAGTCAGCATCCTGCGCACCACTGTCTACCACGCCTTCCCCGTGGTCACTGAAAACCGGCAGAACGAACGGGACTTCATGAAGGGCAACATCCTGGTCAGCAACAACATCCGCTTCAAG AAATCCAGCGTTTTGTCCCGTTCGGGGGAACAGCGGCGGCGCTGCCAGTCTATGAAGTCGTACCCATCCAGCGAACTGAGGAATGTCTGTGACGAACACAACGCCGCGGTAGAGCCcgcagaggaaggagaggaccTGCTGCAGCAGATGTTAGAGAGGAG ACATGCTCCCTACCCCAACCTGTACCCGGATCAGTCTCCTAGTGAGGAGTGGACCATGGAAGAGCGCTTCAGACCGCTCACCTTCCACGGCCTCATCCTGCGCTCCCAGCTGGTCAACCTGCTCATCAGAGGGGTCTGCTACGCAGAAAACCAGTCG AGCGCCACTCAGCCCAGATTGTCCTACGCCGAGATGACTGAAGATTACCCACGTTACCCTGACATCCACGACTTGGACCTCGCCCTGCTCAACCCCCGCATGATAGTG GATGTCACCCCCTACATGAACCCGTGTCCCTACACAGTGTCGCCCAACACCCACATCTCCCAGGTGTTCAACCTGTTCAGGACCATGGGCCTGCGACACTTACCGGTGGTCAACGCTGTCGGAGAA ATTGTCGGAATAATCACAAGACATAATTTAACCCACGAGTTCCTTGTGGCCAAACTGCGGCAGCACTGCATGACTATTTGA